A stretch of the Marivirga tractuosa DSM 4126 genome encodes the following:
- a CDS encoding homoserine kinase, whose protein sequence is MNKIKVFAPATIANVGPGYDILGLALEGVGEHLEMELLDSDEIIIHPIPDYPDLPLTPNENIAGIVAKAMLNHLGRKQGLSIKIQKAVKPGSGLGSSGCTAAATAFALNELLDTAFTPLELVEFAMLGEKATSGKAHADNVAASLMGGFCIIKSYHPLEILNIPFPKDLQIVVAHPQIEVKTADSKKILKKEMILPDVITQMGNIAALISGLTTSNFDWIRSGMNDLIAEPIRSYLIPGFRQAKSLAMENGALGCSISGSGPSIFAFCEDANQAIEIGDKWSQYYTGLEVDSVIYSSKINPKGTHKIESS, encoded by the coding sequence ATGAATAAGATAAAAGTATTCGCTCCCGCAACTATTGCCAATGTAGGCCCTGGATATGATATTCTTGGACTGGCTTTAGAAGGTGTAGGCGAGCATTTAGAAATGGAGTTATTGGATTCCGATGAAATTATAATTCATCCCATTCCAGATTACCCTGATTTGCCTTTAACCCCAAATGAAAATATTGCAGGAATAGTAGCCAAAGCTATGCTAAATCATTTGGGCAGAAAGCAGGGTTTAAGCATTAAAATTCAGAAAGCAGTAAAGCCTGGAAGTGGATTAGGCTCAAGTGGTTGTACGGCAGCAGCTACGGCTTTTGCGCTCAATGAATTATTGGATACAGCTTTTACGCCACTTGAATTGGTAGAATTTGCTATGTTAGGAGAAAAAGCCACTTCAGGAAAAGCACATGCAGATAATGTGGCGGCTTCTTTAATGGGCGGTTTTTGTATCATTAAAAGTTATCACCCATTGGAGATTTTAAATATTCCTTTTCCCAAAGATTTACAAATAGTAGTGGCACACCCACAAATTGAAGTAAAAACAGCTGATTCAAAGAAAATATTGAAGAAAGAGATGATTTTGCCTGATGTGATAACCCAAATGGGAAATATTGCAGCTTTGATTAGCGGACTTACCACCTCTAATTTTGATTGGATTAGATCTGGTATGAATGATTTGATAGCAGAACCCATTCGGTCTTATCTTATTCCAGGATTCAGACAGGCTAAATCATTAGCTATGGAAAATGGGGCTTTGGGCTGTAGTATTTCGGGTTCTGGACCATCCATTTTTGCTTTTTGTGAAGATGCAAATCAAGCAATAGAGATCGGTGATAAATGGAGTCAATATTATACTGGTTTAGAAGTTGATTCCGTAATTTATTCATCCAAAATTAATCCTAAAGGAACGCATAAAATTGAATCATCATGA
- a CDS encoding cell division protein ZapA, which translates to MRELSIKIKIADREYPMTVKAEEEERVRRAGKLINERLKSYREKFGIDDKQDLLSMVAFDAIVDRFGVEENLQSNDESVLNKIKSIEHLINQTI; encoded by the coding sequence ATGAGAGAACTTTCAATCAAGATTAAAATTGCTGACAGGGAATATCCCATGACAGTGAAAGCGGAGGAAGAAGAAAGAGTGAGAAGAGCCGGAAAATTAATCAATGAACGATTGAAATCTTACAGAGAAAAATTCGGGATTGATGACAAACAGGACTTACTTTCAATGGTAGCTTTTGATGCTATTGTTGACAGATTTGGCGTTGAAGAAAATTTACAAAGCAATGACGAATCGGTTTTGAATAAAATAAAATCTATTGAACATTTAATCAATCAAACAATCTAA
- a CDS encoding lipocalin-like domain-containing protein → MKRLLNYMMFIGIATLAISCAEPQEPSAGERVIGNWSVVEYYVQGQVDDGDLIDRLIIERDGNFILEDGNGVLTVGTWSADDTALTLSPAEGEAIVLNIVTLTYSKGHFIQNLSSPILGDVEIRYLLDNEGEGDYSGSGT, encoded by the coding sequence ATTATATGATGTTCATAGGGATAGCCACTTTGGCTATCTCCTGTGCTGAGCCACAAGAACCCTCTGCTGGTGAAAGAGTAATTGGGAACTGGTCGGTTGTAGAGTATTACGTTCAAGGTCAGGTTGATGATGGCGATCTGATTGATAGATTAATTATCGAACGTGACGGTAATTTTATTCTAGAAGATGGAAATGGTGTTTTGACTGTTGGTACTTGGTCAGCTGATGATACAGCTTTGACGCTTAGTCCAGCTGAAGGTGAAGCAATAGTTTTAAATATTGTTACACTTACCTATTCGAAAGGTCATTTTATCCAGAATCTGAGCAGCCCTATTTTAGGAGATGTTGAGATTCGATATCTTTTGGATAATGAAGGTGAAGGAGATTACTCCGGATCCGGAACTTGA
- the rny gene encoding ribonuclease Y, with product MGTIYIIISGVVGLLLGFVLSKIAQKSLLSKLEREAQDKAALIVREAEVNAENTKKDKMLEAKEHFLKKKSDFEDEIGQRKSQMAANENKLKQREQNLSKELEQFKRKENDTQKLQENLNAQLEVIAKRKEELEKIKEQQVNILEKAANLTADEAREQLIETLKDEAETKASSLIKDIMEEAKLSATKEAKKIVISTIQRTATEHAVENCVSIFNIESDDIKGKIIGREGRNIRALEAATGVEIIVDDTPEAIIISGFDPVRREIARLSLHRLVQDGRIHPARIEEIVNKTTKNIDEEIVEIGERTVIDLGIHGLHPELIKMVGRLRFRSSYGQNLLQHSREVANMCATMASELGLNPKLAKRAGLLHDIGKVWPEEPEQPHAIIGMEFAKKFKEHPEVLNAIGAHHDEIEMTTLISPIVQACDAISGARPGARREIMDSYIKRLKELEELALNFDGVNKCYAIQAGRELRVMVDAENVSDQKAGQLSFDISQKIEKDMQYPGQIKVTVIREMRSVSYAK from the coding sequence ATGGGAACTATATACATAATTATTTCTGGAGTAGTAGGACTACTTTTGGGTTTTGTATTAAGCAAAATTGCTCAAAAAAGCCTACTTAGCAAGCTAGAGAGAGAAGCGCAAGACAAAGCCGCTTTGATAGTACGTGAAGCTGAAGTAAATGCCGAGAACACCAAAAAAGATAAAATGCTTGAAGCAAAGGAGCATTTTCTCAAAAAGAAATCAGACTTCGAGGATGAGATTGGCCAACGAAAAAGCCAAATGGCAGCTAATGAAAATAAGCTGAAACAAAGAGAGCAAAACTTGTCCAAAGAGCTTGAGCAATTCAAAAGAAAAGAAAACGATACACAGAAATTACAAGAGAACCTAAATGCTCAATTAGAAGTAATTGCTAAGCGAAAAGAAGAACTTGAGAAGATAAAGGAACAACAAGTTAATATTTTGGAGAAAGCCGCTAATTTAACTGCGGATGAGGCTCGTGAGCAGTTAATTGAAACCTTAAAAGACGAGGCTGAAACCAAAGCATCTTCATTGATTAAAGACATCATGGAAGAAGCCAAACTTTCAGCTACGAAAGAGGCTAAGAAAATTGTAATCTCTACTATTCAAAGAACCGCCACTGAGCATGCGGTAGAAAATTGCGTATCCATTTTCAATATCGAAAGTGATGATATCAAAGGTAAAATCATCGGTAGAGAAGGTAGAAATATCCGCGCTTTAGAAGCAGCAACTGGGGTTGAAATCATAGTAGACGATACGCCCGAAGCTATCATCATTTCAGGTTTCGATCCAGTAAGAAGAGAAATTGCAAGACTTTCATTACACCGATTGGTACAGGATGGCAGAATCCACCCTGCACGAATAGAAGAAATCGTAAATAAAACCACCAAAAATATTGATGAGGAAATAGTTGAAATCGGTGAAAGAACGGTTATCGATCTAGGGATTCATGGTCTTCATCCTGAATTAATCAAAATGGTAGGTCGATTGAGGTTCCGTTCTTCGTATGGACAGAACTTATTGCAACACTCAAGAGAAGTTGCCAATATGTGTGCTACTATGGCATCAGAATTAGGTTTGAATCCTAAATTGGCTAAAAGAGCTGGGCTATTGCATGATATTGGAAAGGTTTGGCCTGAAGAGCCAGAACAACCACATGCTATTATCGGAATGGAGTTCGCCAAGAAATTCAAAGAGCATCCTGAAGTTTTGAATGCAATTGGAGCTCACCATGATGAAATTGAAATGACTACCTTAATCTCCCCTATTGTGCAGGCCTGTGATGCTATATCAGGCGCAAGACCTGGTGCAAGGAGAGAAATCATGGATAGTTATATCAAAAGACTAAAAGAGCTTGAAGAGCTTGCCTTGAACTTTGATGGTGTAAATAAATGCTATGCTATCCAAGCTGGACGTGAACTACGCGTGATGGTCGATGCTGAAAATGTATCTGATCAAAAGGCAGGACAATTGTCATTTGATATATCTCAAAAAATAGAGAAAGACATGCAGTACCCGGGACAGATAAAAGTAACGGTTATCCGTGAAATGCGATCTGTTTCTTATGCGAAGTAA
- the pheT gene encoding phenylalanine--tRNA ligase subunit beta encodes MKIALNWLKNYINITQSPEELSETLTNTGLEVEGMEEIETVPGGLKGLVIGEVKTCEKHPNADKLKITTVDIGEHEPVQIVCGAPNVAAGQKVVVATVNSTLYPNPDEPFKIKKSKIRGEVSMGMICAEDEIGMGASHDGIMVLDTDKPNGTPAAEYFNIESDIVYEIGLTPNRADAMGHIGAARDIKAVTGEAVKFPSILDFKVDNQDLPITVEVENKEACPRYSGLSISGIKVAPSPDWLQNTLKSIGLQPINNVVDVTNYVMHELGQPLHAFNADKISGNTIKVKNLAEGSKFITLDEKERKLSAKDLMICDGDSNPLCIAGVFGGIDSGVKDDTTKVFLESAYFSADSVRKTSQHHQLKTDASFRYERGTDPNITVYALKRAALLIQEVAGGQISSEIQDEYPVAIPNREVMMKYKNIDRLIGKKLEQDEIHTILNRLDIETTDKIETGFKAIVPPYRVDVTREADVIEEIIRIYGFNNIALPETLSSSYMASFPEVDPVKMRKEAGLLLTANGFQEIMTNSLTKPGFSEQLDGFNSKENVEILNKLSEDLGVMRQDLMFTALDVLAYNINRRQTDLKFYEFGKVYKKINSKYKEEMRLGIYLTGKNEAENWIRKNESVKFHDLYSAVLKIFDKFNAESIENEEFHNDCFDYGLKLKIKQNVVAELGKLSKKALKLSGLKQDVFYANVNWEALLKMVNVNIQFEPVSKFPEVKRDLSLVIDDNVSYDEIKKISLKQAQYLISNIDVFDVYQGDKIEKGKKAYALSFTLQDKTKTLTDKIIDKTMDKLMKAFENEIGAVIRK; translated from the coding sequence ATGAAGATAGCTTTAAACTGGTTAAAGAACTATATAAATATTACACAATCTCCTGAAGAACTTTCAGAAACCTTGACCAATACCGGACTAGAAGTAGAGGGAATGGAGGAAATTGAAACCGTTCCTGGCGGATTGAAAGGATTGGTGATAGGTGAAGTCAAAACCTGTGAAAAACACCCGAATGCAGATAAATTAAAAATCACCACAGTTGATATTGGTGAGCATGAGCCTGTCCAAATTGTTTGTGGAGCACCAAATGTAGCTGCAGGACAAAAAGTAGTAGTGGCAACGGTGAATTCCACGCTTTACCCAAATCCTGATGAGCCTTTCAAAATCAAAAAATCCAAAATTCGCGGAGAAGTTAGCATGGGAATGATTTGCGCTGAGGACGAAATTGGCATGGGTGCAAGTCATGATGGTATTATGGTTTTGGATACAGATAAACCTAATGGAACTCCTGCTGCAGAGTATTTCAATATTGAATCGGACATTGTTTACGAAATTGGCCTCACACCGAATCGTGCTGATGCCATGGGGCATATCGGAGCAGCTAGAGATATCAAAGCTGTAACGGGTGAAGCAGTAAAATTTCCTTCAATCCTAGATTTCAAAGTAGATAATCAAGATCTACCTATCACAGTAGAAGTGGAAAACAAAGAGGCTTGCCCTCGCTATAGCGGCTTGAGCATCTCAGGAATCAAAGTGGCACCCAGCCCTGATTGGTTACAAAATACCTTGAAAAGCATTGGTTTACAGCCTATCAACAATGTGGTAGATGTAACGAATTACGTAATGCACGAATTAGGCCAACCGCTTCATGCTTTCAATGCTGACAAAATTTCAGGCAATACCATCAAAGTTAAAAATTTAGCTGAAGGAAGTAAATTCATCACTTTAGATGAAAAAGAAAGAAAACTGTCGGCTAAAGATTTAATGATCTGTGATGGAGATTCAAATCCACTTTGCATAGCAGGAGTTTTTGGTGGAATTGATTCAGGAGTTAAGGATGACACCACAAAAGTATTTTTAGAATCTGCATATTTCTCTGCAGACAGTGTTAGAAAAACATCGCAGCACCATCAACTAAAAACGGATGCTTCATTTCGCTATGAAAGAGGGACTGACCCTAATATTACGGTTTACGCCCTCAAAAGAGCTGCCTTATTGATTCAGGAAGTAGCGGGTGGACAAATCAGTAGTGAAATTCAGGATGAGTATCCAGTAGCCATTCCAAATCGAGAAGTAATGATGAAATATAAAAACATCGACCGATTGATTGGCAAAAAATTGGAGCAGGATGAAATTCATACCATTCTCAATAGATTGGATATTGAAACTACTGACAAAATCGAGACTGGCTTCAAAGCGATAGTTCCGCCTTATCGAGTGGATGTCACCCGTGAAGCAGATGTAATTGAAGAAATAATCCGAATATACGGATTTAACAATATTGCCTTGCCAGAAACGCTATCTAGCAGTTATATGGCAAGTTTCCCTGAGGTTGACCCGGTTAAAATGAGAAAAGAGGCTGGTTTACTCTTAACTGCCAATGGTTTCCAGGAAATCATGACCAATTCCCTAACAAAACCTGGTTTCAGTGAACAATTGGATGGTTTCAATTCTAAAGAAAATGTTGAAATCCTTAACAAATTGAGTGAGGATTTAGGCGTAATGCGTCAAGATTTGATGTTCACGGCCTTAGACGTTTTAGCTTACAACATCAATCGAAGACAAACCGACTTGAAATTTTATGAATTCGGAAAAGTTTATAAAAAAATTAATTCCAAATATAAGGAGGAAATGCGCCTTGGCATTTACCTGACAGGGAAAAACGAAGCCGAAAATTGGATTCGAAAAAATGAATCTGTAAAATTTCATGACCTCTATTCGGCAGTTCTAAAAATTTTCGATAAATTTAATGCGGAAAGTATTGAAAATGAAGAATTTCATAACGATTGCTTCGACTATGGCTTGAAGTTAAAAATCAAGCAAAATGTAGTGGCTGAACTGGGTAAATTAAGTAAAAAAGCCCTGAAATTGAGCGGGTTGAAGCAAGATGTTTTCTATGCTAATGTCAATTGGGAGGCACTATTGAAAATGGTCAATGTCAATATCCAATTTGAGCCAGTAAGTAAATTCCCGGAAGTGAAGCGGGATTTATCACTAGTAATAGATGACAATGTTTCATATGATGAAATTAAGAAGATAAGCTTGAAACAAGCGCAATACTTAATCAGTAATATAGATGTTTTTGATGTTTATCAAGGGGACAAAATCGAGAAAGGAAAAAAAGCTTATGCTTTATCCTTCACCTTGCAAGACAAAACGAAGACATTGACAGATAAGATTATAGATAAAACAATGGACAAACTGATGAAAGCTTTCGAGAATGAAATTGGGGCAGTAATCAGAAAATAA
- the thrA gene encoding bifunctional aspartate kinase/homoserine dehydrogenase I, with protein sequence MKVLKFGGTSLGSPDNIKKVKAIVTEKSQNSQVVIVASAFGGVTNHLLEISRLAEKGEDNYRSKLDELINRHLQAVQDLLGAKAQSGIMAKVRLVLNEVEDILKGVFLIQEVSNKTLDKVLGAGEVLSALIVNEFFQQAGLKSRLINPQDFIITDSEFGKANVDMALTEEKINSYFQKLDGDVLVCPGFVSRDSYGNSTTLGRGGSDYTAALIAAALDAPALEIWTDVSGMMTASPKYVKQAFAIPEINYEDAMELTHFGAKVLYPPSVHPVYKKGIPIYIKNTFEPNAQGTRIHEYAEPDSHSIKGISCIENIALFNLSGSSMVGIPYFSHRLFEALAQAKVSVILITQASSEHSICVAIDLEDMHKAKAAIENAFALEFREKMLDPLYVEIDLAIVALVSSQMKNQIGLSGKMFSVLGQNGINIKAIAQGSSEKNISAVIDKKQIKKALNTLHESFFLSDLKRVNLFIVGTGNVGETLIDQLHQQSEYLKEHNQIDLRISGIANSRKMLFDLNGIPFENAVEILMEKGKEMNLDGFLDEMKALNLRNSIFIDNTAHEVVADTYSDILSNSISVVTPNKIACTGKYEEYKNLKNLALKFRSHFRFETNVGAGLPVINTLDDLIKSGDEILGIQAVLSGSLNFIFNNYTGEGDSFADVVKQAQEEGFTEPDPRIDLSGVDVKRKILILLRESGFEMELNDIETIPFIPETCMQAENVENFFEAIEQEESHFRQLLEEANAEGKKLKYVATFQDGKANTGLEKIATDSPLYNLEGKDNIVLFNTKRYPEQPLVIKGAGAGAEVTASGIFGDIIRIANAL encoded by the coding sequence ATGAAAGTATTAAAATTTGGAGGTACTTCCCTTGGAAGCCCCGATAACATAAAAAAAGTAAAAGCAATAGTGACTGAAAAATCTCAAAATAGTCAAGTGGTCATAGTCGCTTCGGCTTTTGGAGGAGTTACTAACCATTTGTTGGAGATTAGTAGATTGGCTGAAAAAGGAGAAGATAATTATAGATCTAAACTTGATGAGCTGATTAACCGACATCTCCAAGCAGTTCAAGACTTACTAGGTGCTAAAGCCCAAAGTGGAATTATGGCTAAGGTGAGATTAGTACTTAATGAAGTAGAAGATATCCTTAAAGGGGTGTTTTTAATTCAAGAAGTATCCAATAAAACATTGGATAAAGTTTTAGGAGCTGGAGAAGTTTTATCAGCTCTCATTGTCAATGAATTCTTTCAGCAAGCAGGGTTAAAGAGTAGGTTGATTAACCCTCAAGATTTCATCATCACAGATAGTGAATTTGGAAAGGCTAATGTGGATATGGCTTTAACCGAAGAGAAAATCAATAGTTATTTCCAAAAATTGGATGGAGATGTGTTAGTTTGCCCTGGCTTCGTAAGTAGGGATTCATATGGCAACAGTACTACTTTGGGAAGAGGAGGATCTGATTATACAGCTGCTCTGATAGCTGCGGCTTTAGATGCACCAGCCTTGGAAATCTGGACAGATGTGAGTGGAATGATGACTGCCAGCCCAAAATACGTGAAACAGGCTTTTGCTATTCCTGAAATTAACTATGAGGATGCCATGGAATTGACTCATTTTGGTGCGAAAGTTTTATATCCGCCTTCAGTTCATCCTGTTTATAAAAAGGGAATTCCTATTTATATCAAAAATACTTTTGAACCCAATGCCCAAGGGACCAGAATTCATGAGTATGCTGAGCCCGATTCTCATTCGATAAAAGGGATATCCTGTATTGAAAATATTGCGCTTTTCAATCTTTCCGGGAGTAGTATGGTGGGAATACCCTATTTCTCACATCGTTTATTTGAAGCACTAGCTCAAGCGAAAGTAAGTGTGATTCTCATTACTCAGGCTTCTTCAGAGCATAGTATTTGTGTAGCCATAGATTTAGAGGATATGCATAAAGCAAAAGCAGCTATAGAAAATGCTTTTGCTTTGGAATTTAGAGAGAAAATGCTTGATCCGCTTTATGTTGAAATCGATTTAGCAATTGTGGCGTTGGTAAGTTCTCAAATGAAGAACCAAATAGGATTGAGCGGTAAAATGTTTAGTGTACTAGGTCAAAATGGTATAAATATTAAAGCCATAGCTCAAGGTTCATCAGAGAAAAATATTTCCGCTGTAATTGATAAAAAACAAATCAAAAAAGCGCTTAATACTTTGCATGAAAGCTTCTTTTTATCCGATCTGAAAAGAGTGAATTTATTTATTGTTGGAACTGGAAATGTAGGGGAAACGCTGATAGATCAATTGCATCAGCAATCAGAGTATTTAAAGGAGCATAATCAAATTGATTTGAGAATTAGTGGAATTGCCAATTCTCGTAAAATGCTTTTTGATTTGAATGGAATTCCTTTCGAAAATGCTGTAGAAATTTTAATGGAGAAGGGAAAAGAAATGAATCTGGATGGATTTTTAGATGAAATGAAAGCTTTAAACTTAAGAAACAGTATTTTCATTGATAATACAGCACACGAAGTGGTGGCTGATACTTATTCCGATATTTTATCTAATAGCATTTCTGTAGTTACTCCTAATAAGATTGCTTGTACTGGTAAATATGAAGAATATAAAAACCTAAAGAATTTGGCCTTAAAATTCAGAAGTCATTTTCGCTTTGAAACCAATGTTGGTGCAGGATTGCCAGTGATCAATACTTTAGATGATTTGATTAAAAGTGGAGATGAAATTTTAGGAATCCAGGCTGTATTATCGGGTAGCTTAAATTTTATCTTCAATAATTATACGGGAGAAGGAGATTCCTTTGCAGATGTTGTGAAGCAGGCGCAGGAGGAAGGCTTTACTGAGCCCGATCCAAGGATTGATTTAAGCGGAGTAGATGTAAAAAGAAAAATTTTAATACTGCTTAGAGAAAGTGGATTTGAAATGGAACTGAATGATATTGAAACGATTCCATTTATTCCGGAAACTTGTATGCAAGCTGAAAATGTAGAGAATTTTTTTGAAGCTATAGAACAGGAGGAATCACATTTTAGGCAGTTACTAGAAGAAGCGAATGCCGAGGGTAAAAAGTTGAAATATGTAGCCACTTTCCAAGATGGAAAAGCGAATACGGGCTTGGAGAAAATTGCAACAGATAGTCCTTTGTATAATTTAGAAGGGAAAGATAATATCGTACTATTCAATACTAAGAGGTATCCTGAGCAACCGTTGGTGATTAAGGGAGCAGGAGCAGGTGCAGAAGTAACGGCCTCTGGCATCTTTGGCGATATAATTAGGATTGCAAATGCTCTTTAA
- the thrC gene encoding threonine synthase, whose translation MNYYSAKNKRLRKPFREAVIEGLPSDNGLFMPERITQLPNGYFGNIVDKTIQEVAFDVLKPFVEDDLNEQQLQSIIQKTFSFDFPLRKIKGNHYALELFHGPSYAFKDIGATFLALCLEEFYKDQQEKCTILVATSGDTGGAVAAAFSKVKNIEVVILYPSGKVSELQERQLTTFDENVKALEIEGDFDDCQQLVKQAFLDADLRKRLNISSANSINVARFLPQMVYYFAPFIEFGKEPLTIAVPSGNYGNLTAGLIAQKMGLPVEQFIAGANRNDVVPRYLNSGKYEPQETIQTISNAMDVGNPSNFQRMMDLFSEKEIKEIVKGFAFSDEDTLELMKKVYIESDYLLDPHGAVGYLALVEQMKTSKGKGIVLETAHPCKFMDVIKKVADENILPDSAQALMQKEKKSVKMEVDYEVFKDYLLQ comes from the coding sequence ATGAACTACTACAGCGCTAAAAATAAAAGGTTAAGAAAGCCTTTTCGGGAAGCAGTTATAGAAGGATTGCCTTCTGATAACGGCTTATTTATGCCAGAGAGGATTACTCAATTGCCTAATGGATATTTTGGAAATATAGTGGATAAGACTATTCAAGAGGTTGCTTTTGATGTTTTAAAACCATTTGTGGAAGATGATCTGAATGAGCAGCAATTACAGTCTATCATTCAAAAAACCTTTTCATTTGATTTTCCACTCAGAAAAATCAAGGGCAATCATTATGCATTAGAATTATTCCATGGACCAAGTTACGCGTTTAAAGATATAGGAGCTACATTTTTGGCTTTGTGCCTAGAAGAGTTTTACAAAGATCAGCAAGAAAAATGTACGATCTTGGTAGCCACCTCTGGAGATACTGGTGGTGCAGTGGCTGCAGCTTTTTCAAAGGTGAAAAATATTGAGGTTGTGATTCTCTATCCTTCAGGAAAGGTAAGTGAATTGCAGGAAAGGCAGCTGACAACTTTTGATGAAAATGTAAAGGCATTAGAAATTGAAGGTGATTTCGATGATTGTCAGCAATTAGTGAAACAAGCATTTCTGGATGCTGATTTGAGAAAACGGCTGAATATAAGCTCTGCCAATTCGATTAATGTTGCCCGTTTTTTACCTCAAATGGTCTATTATTTTGCTCCTTTTATTGAATTTGGCAAAGAACCTCTAACGATAGCTGTTCCAAGTGGAAATTATGGCAACCTGACTGCTGGATTGATTGCACAAAAAATGGGCTTACCAGTAGAACAATTTATTGCTGGGGCAAATAGGAATGATGTCGTTCCTAGATATTTGAATAGTGGCAAATATGAACCACAAGAAACTATTCAAACGATCTCAAATGCGATGGATGTAGGTAATCCAAGCAACTTCCAGCGAATGATGGATTTGTTTTCGGAGAAAGAAATCAAGGAAATAGTAAAAGGGTTTGCCTTTTCAGATGAGGATACTTTAGAGTTGATGAAAAAAGTATATATAGAAAGTGACTATTTATTAGATCCTCATGGAGCAGTTGGCTATTTAGCCTTAGTAGAACAGATGAAAACTTCAAAGGGTAAAGGAATTGTACTTGAGACAGCTCATCCATGTAAATTTATGGATGTGATCAAGAAAGTAGCGGATGAAAATATTTTGCCCGATTCAGCCCAAGCTCTAATGCAGAAGGAAAAGAAGAGTGTGAAGATGGAAGTGGATTATGAAGTATTTAAGGATTATTTACTGCAGTAA
- a CDS encoding M24 family metallopeptidase yields the protein MKNALVILISFFFAFSCQNQIDEEKQVEKIDNPFTGKNPWPEIRKKRINQLLPEAMDRAEIDAWMVICRENNNDPMALHIGGENAGGTSFYVFYKSDDKVQSIVFCSFGEVTALKELGLHDSIVSISRGQDVFKLATDFVKELNSGKIAVNMSSSNSTADGLSHSQYQKLAESFGTEWEEKLVSAEELVYEWLSIKLPEEIEIMRKAAEITGKWELEAYETIIPGKTNDAEVAEFLNEKIKAYGYEDGWNPEQNPNVNSGPDRGHSHATEKVIMPGDVIQTDFGIKVYGIWVTDIQRFAYVLKEGEEKAPEDIQRYWDVAKRGHRLVFENMKPGISGYELDKAQREWMKENGSLPVPWSTGHPVGYVAHDVGPSLGGGQEGITPSKAALKPLREGMVFAYDGFYAWKIKGGEKTISVEEMVVVTENGAEYLTAPQEELILIGNEIK from the coding sequence ATGAAAAACGCCCTAGTAATTCTGATTTCCTTCTTCTTTGCATTCTCTTGCCAAAATCAGATAGATGAAGAGAAGCAGGTAGAAAAAATAGACAACCCTTTCACTGGCAAAAACCCTTGGCCTGAAATCCGCAAAAAGCGAATTAATCAATTATTACCTGAAGCTATGGATAGAGCTGAAATAGATGCTTGGATGGTGATTTGTCGGGAAAATAATAATGATCCGATGGCTTTACACATAGGAGGTGAAAATGCTGGCGGCACTTCCTTTTATGTCTTTTACAAATCAGATGACAAAGTTCAGTCGATAGTTTTTTGTTCTTTTGGCGAAGTAACTGCATTAAAAGAATTAGGATTGCACGACAGCATTGTAAGCATTTCCAGAGGACAGGATGTTTTTAAATTGGCAACTGATTTCGTTAAGGAGCTAAATTCTGGTAAAATTGCCGTCAATATGAGCTCTTCCAATTCAACTGCCGATGGTTTGAGCCATAGTCAATATCAAAAATTAGCTGAAAGCTTTGGTACTGAATGGGAAGAGAAATTGGTTTCAGCTGAAGAGTTAGTTTACGAATGGCTTTCCATCAAACTTCCAGAAGAAATTGAAATCATGAGAAAGGCAGCTGAAATTACTGGAAAATGGGAATTGGAGGCTTATGAGACCATTATCCCTGGCAAAACTAATGATGCTGAGGTTGCAGAATTTTTAAATGAAAAGATAAAAGCATACGGCTATGAAGACGGCTGGAATCCTGAACAAAACCCTAATGTAAACTCTGGCCCAGATCGAGGACATTCTCATGCCACCGAAAAAGTAATCATGCCAGGAGACGTCATCCAAACAGATTTTGGAATAAAAGTTTATGGTATTTGGGTAACCGACATACAGCGTTTTGCTTATGTATTGAAAGAGGGTGAAGAAAAAGCTCCTGAAGATATCCAACGCTATTGGGATGTAGCAAAAAGAGGTCATCGATTGGTATTTGAAAACATGAAGCCTGGCATTTCTGGTTATGAACTAGACAAAGCTCAAAGAGAATGGATGAAAGAAAATGGTTCACTACCAGTCCCATGGAGCACTGGGCATCCTGTTGGCTATGTTGCTCATGATGTTGGTCCGTCCTTAGGCGGTGGACAAGAAGGAATCACCCCTTCTAAAGCGGCTTTAAAACCACTTCGGGAAGGAATGGTCTTCGCTTATGATGGATTTTATGCCTGGAAAATTAAAGGGGGAGAAAAAACTATTTCTGTAGAGGAAATGGTGGTGGTGACTGAAAATGGTGCAGAATATTTAACTGCACCACAAGAAGAATTGATTTTAATTGGAAATGAAATAAAGTAA